A region of Toxorhynchites rutilus septentrionalis strain SRP chromosome 1, ASM2978413v1, whole genome shotgun sequence DNA encodes the following proteins:
- the LOC129767643 gene encoding uncharacterized protein LOC129767643 has translation MIRAQVASLLEELRNPPDRATLYRKLVKVRTEVINTEIGIQHFCSLDGVKLLVGLLSKPYEKVLEVLLSILGNCCMRKDCAKQAYEQGILNPLVSIISNIPNPAIQCRGCRLLGNLAQFPTILYALGKVYGNTSYALNSILSESENTAVLVMVIRAIRLLWNDKTLRTSLISQGCLKKIISLMIKFARNETKAHSSTSEPTEDGPLSDETEKVVIKRMHAPDRTVTKEKFKNIVRHMENSYHCDIVGYQLIKSYRWKDSQDFKMPESKETVELFTGILKCLQTVTTVITAQIAQEIYGEDGSGMKCIIYLCSETSQYRALALHIIFNLASNQDAIEKLTACDVITMTSDLIMHASLDESERRYCTSVICLLAKEACNRGHIRRSGALQALMKLAKQCHAKNELSMILYALYQYRFDNLSFDILLTNGLVSFLIGVLNGIISDKQTNHIKHDNEETMNTSIYSKQRSSNQKARLKRSDELFNYKNMNYYQQSKMAKMDPYCVAPESPESGSSGYSTIYNRNAPSSSSSPARTDSENVEDLDDNDDDYSPVCSDTEADPDEGIAIAEERPDQEMETSEENTEEAKTSEFDILAYLYDDNSCTYMTNELFAADPDLEKDEQPSTGSGKKRTRNQCSFDDTIDDNEIHDIELEIVSSRAFEKNPMQPILTLLWSISRSHKCSEFVQPETLVTLLRICKLAKKPRGRAFQIIANIINHVEHFLPLLKQDFVFRLHEFKIPYGTHSRCWSCDEMKSACNELMSLFGNIGETGYGQGEIAHILKTGERTLQLQVSIIVTFVVRNSKLLHKLLFDMKILNTVLNVILNENDDEGPEVYDQRLSVAACSGITTLAQNLNICGEEEDTGTPSETLESKEFDNTLTICDETSGEEKVTFKVRNATGTVESVLVSKSLLVQGSDVFQRMFDGGYFIESERNEVQLEEDISVDGLKYFFYLIRLQTVNKLTGMAPPPKVIEASLDALSLSQKYLLPAVEKSVQNIIKTLLNDDCVLNVFEWSLKNYNQELLVASTYYFLYSDISGIAKCKLFRAANKSVFRKEWRRLMNETILYRIQPNLD, from the exons ATGATCCGAGCTCAAGTGGCCAGTTTGCTGGAGGAACTGAGAAATCCTCCAGACAGGGCCACTCTCTATCGTAAGCTAGTAAAAGTTCGGACGGAGGTCATCAACACGGAGATTGGAATTCAGCACTTTTGCTCGCTTGACGGTGTCAAACTGCTGGTTGGCCTTTTAAGTAAACCGTACGAAAAAGTGCTGGAAGTGTTGCTTAGCATACTGGGAAATTGCTGCATGAGAAAGGATTGTGCCAAACAG gcgTATGAACAAGGAATCTTGAACCCACTGGTCTCGATCATCTCCAATATACCCAACCCAGCAATCCAGTGTCGCGGTTGTCGATTGCTCGGCAATTTAGCCCAATTTCCGACCATTCTATACGCACTCGGCAAAGTTTACGGCAACACTTCGTACGCGCTGAATTCGATTCTCTCCGAATCGGAAAATACTGCCGTTCTCGTAATGGTCATCAGAGCCATCCGGTTGCTGTGGAACGATAAAACCCTCCGAACATCGTTGATCAGTCAGGGATGCCTTAAGAAGATCATATCGTTGATGATCAAATTTGCCCGAAATGAAACCAAAGCTCACAGTAGTACCAGCGAACCAACGGAAGACGGACCGCTAAGCGATGAAACGGAAAAGGTGGTGATTAAAAGAATGCACGCGCCAGATCGGACGGTCACGAAagagaaattcaaaaatattgtaCGTCACATGGAAAACAGCTACCACTGTGACATCGTTGGTTACCAGCTGATCAAAAGCTACCGCTGGAAGGACTCTCAGGACTTCAAAATGCCCGAATCGAAGGAAACCGTCGAGCTATTCACCGGCATATTGAAATGCCTGCAAACGGTAACGACTGTTATCACTGCACAGATTGCACAGGAGATATATGGCGAGGATGGATCCGGTATGAAATGCATCATTTATCTGTGCTCGGAGACGAGTCAATATCGAGCGCTAGCGCTGCACATAATATTCAATCTGGCTTCGAATCAGGACGCGATTGAGAAGCTAACTGCCTGTGATGTGATCACGATGACTTCGGATTTGATCATGCATGCCAGCTTGG ACGAATCCGAAAGGCGCTATTGTACGAGTGTAATTTGCTTGCTTGCCAAGGAAGCCTGTAATAGGGGACACATTCGGCGCAGCGGTGCATTGCAAGCACTGATGAAACTTGCCAAACAATGtcacgcgaaaaacgaactcaGTATGATTCTGTATGCCCTGTATCAATATCGTTTCGACAATCTCAGCTTTGACATCTTACTAACGAACGGATTGGTCAGCTTCCTGATTGGTGTTCTGAACGGGATAATTAGTGACAAACAGACCAACCACATAAAGCATGATAATGAGGAAACTATGAATACAAGTATTTATTCCAAGCAAAGGTCAAGCAATCAAAAAGCAAGACTTAAACGAAGCGATGAGTTGTTCAACTATAAAAATATGAACTACTATCAGCAGTCCAAGATGGCAAAGATGGACCCTTACTGCGTGGCACCGGAATCACCGGAGAGCGGGAGCAGTGGCTACAGTACCATCTATAATAGAAATGCTCCCAGTTCAAGCTCGAGTCCCGCGCGAACCGACTCGGAAAACGTGGAAGATTTGGACGATAACGATGACGACTATTCACCCGTGTGCAGTGACACTGAGGCAGATCCCGATGAAGGTATCGCCATCGCAGAAGAACGTCCAGACCAGGAAATGGAAACCAGCGAGGAAAATACAGAAGAGGCTAAAACGAGCGAATTCGACATTCTCGCATACCTATACGATGACAATTCCTGTACTTACATGACCAATGAGTTGTTTGCAGCAGACCCGGATCTGGAGAAGGACGAGCAACCATCGACGGGAAGCGGAAAAAAGCGAACGAGAAATCAGTGCAGCTTCGACGACACGATCGACGACAACGAAATACACGACATCGAGCTAGAGATTGTCTCCTCCAGGGCTTTCGAAAAGAACCCCATGCAACCGATACTGACGTTGCTTTGGTCGATTTCTCGGTCCCACAAATGCTCGGAGTTTGTGCAGCCGGAAACGTTGGTCACGCTGCTGAGAATCTGCAAACTTGCCAAGAAACCCCGCGGAAGGGCGTTTCAAATTATCGCAAACATCATCAATCACGTCGAGCACTTCCTGCCGCTGCTGAAACAGGATTTTGTGTTTCGGTTGCACGAGTTCAAGATCCCGTACGGTACGCATTCTCGGTGCTGGAGCTGTGATGAG ATGAAATCCGCCTGCAACGAACTGATGTCCCTCTTCGGCAACATTGGGGAAACCGGCTACGGTCAGGGCGAGATAGCGCACATCCTTAAGACGGGCGAGCGGACGCTGCAGCTGCAGGTTTCGATTATCGTGACGTTCGTTGTTCGTAACAGCAAACTGCTGCACAAGCTACTGTTCGACATGAAGATCCTCAACACCGTACTGAATGTGATTTTGAACGAGAACGACGACGAAGGACCCGAGGTGTACGATCAGCGGTTGAGCGTGGCGGCATGCTCCGGCATTACCACGTTGGCACAGAATTTGAACATTTGCGGCGAGGAGGAAGATACCGGAACACCCAGTGAAACGTTAGAGTCGAAGGAATTCGATAACACGTTAACAATTTGCGACGAGACTAGCGGCGAAGAGAAGGTCACATTCAAGGTTCGGAACGCGACCGGCACTGTAGAGAGTGTTCTCGTGAGTAAAAGTCTGCTCGTACAGGGTAGTGATGTATTCCAGCGAATGTTTGACGGGGGTTACTTCATCGAGTCGGAAAGGAACGAAGTACAGCTCGAGGAGGATATAAGCGTCGATGGGTTAAAGTATTTTTTCTATCTGATAAGGCTGCAAACGGTTAATAAGTTGACGGGAATGGCACCCCCTCCGAAAGTCATCGAAGCCAGCCTAGATGCACTAAGTCTATCCCAGAAGTATTTGTTGCCAGCCGTGGAAAAATCCGtgcaaaatattataaaaacatTACTGAATGATGACTGTGTGCTTAATGTCTTTGAGTGGTCGCTGAAAAACTACAATCAAGAACTGCTAGTGGCGTCCACTTATTATTTTCTTTATTCGGATATCAGCGGAATTGCGAAGTGTAAGCTTTTCCGCGCGGCGAACAAATCCGTTTTTCGCAAAGAGTGGCGCCGGCTGATGAACGAGACCATTCTGTACCGAATACAACCCAACCTGGACTAG